In a single window of the Burkholderia contaminans genome:
- a CDS encoding FAS1-like dehydratase domain-containing protein, which translates to MSLESLESFDAWVGRSEDHTDRITQAPVRLLRATLDYANPSELPATLPPLWHWLYFLPGERQSNIGVDGHPQRGGFLPPVTLPRRMWAGGRLQFLRPLAVDAPVQRRSTILSVQSKSGRSGRLVFVTVLHETSDAEGVAIREEQDIVYRDAPPPTAAGEPAPQPAPAPTDEEYSRVVTPDPVLLMRFSSLTFNGHRIHYDRPYAMQEEGYPGLVVHGPLIAMLLLEELRRTHPGKTVRRFEFKAVSPLFDTAPFTLNGKLEGHAARLWARGPHGQLAMQASAELE; encoded by the coding sequence ATGAGTCTCGAGTCTCTCGAATCCTTCGACGCGTGGGTCGGCCGCAGCGAAGACCATACGGACCGGATTACCCAGGCCCCCGTCCGTCTGCTGCGGGCGACACTGGACTACGCGAACCCCTCCGAATTACCCGCGACGCTGCCGCCGCTTTGGCACTGGCTGTACTTCCTGCCGGGCGAGCGACAGTCGAACATCGGCGTCGACGGTCACCCGCAGCGCGGCGGCTTCCTGCCGCCCGTCACGCTGCCGCGCCGCATGTGGGCCGGCGGACGGCTGCAGTTCCTGCGCCCGCTGGCCGTCGATGCACCCGTGCAGCGCCGCTCCACGATCCTCAGCGTGCAGAGTAAATCCGGCCGCAGCGGCCGGCTGGTGTTCGTCACCGTGCTGCACGAAACGAGCGACGCCGAGGGCGTGGCCATCCGCGAAGAACAGGACATCGTGTATCGCGATGCGCCGCCCCCCACCGCAGCCGGCGAACCGGCGCCTCAACCGGCACCGGCGCCGACCGACGAAGAGTATTCGCGCGTCGTCACGCCCGATCCGGTGCTGCTGATGCGCTTTTCCTCGCTCACCTTCAACGGCCACCGGATCCACTACGACCGGCCCTACGCGATGCAGGAAGAAGGCTATCCGGGCCTCGTGGTACACGGTCCGCTGATCGCGATGCTGCTGCTGGAGGAACTGCGCCGCACGCACCCAGGCAAGACCGTTCGCCGCTTCGAGTTCAAGGCTGTGAGCCCGCTGTTCGACACCGCGCCGTTCACGTTGAACGGCAAGCTCGAAGGACATGCCGCCCGCCTGTGGGCGCGGGGCCCGCACGGGCAACTGGCGATGCAGGCCAGCGCCGAACTGGAATAA